One window of Candidatus Binataceae bacterium genomic DNA carries:
- a CDS encoding regulatory protein GemA produces EDSTRGGPKLSIAETALVLIEQTEQLTLAATGKNSCRSSAKIVDVQHHVGKKRLGLDDTTYRGIIARVCGGKTSAGDLDERQRHALLDEFKRLGFQQSTSYTTSLDEFDDREPQARLIRALWADLSALGALRDPSEKALRRFVKRVAKVDSLAWLGPHEANAVIEALKQWRKRAAVTSRLRPGGAAGADS; encoded by the coding sequence GGAGGACTCAACCAGGGGTGGGCCAAAACTGAGTATCGCGGAGACCGCCCTCGTTCTTATCGAACAGACGGAGCAGTTAACCCTGGCGGCCACCGGCAAAAATAGTTGTCGCTCATCGGCAAAAATAGTTGACGTCCAACACCACGTTGGCAAAAAGCGGCTCGGGCTGGACGACACGACCTATCGCGGAATCATCGCGCGGGTCTGCGGCGGCAAAACTTCGGCTGGCGATCTCGATGAGCGTCAACGTCACGCGCTGCTCGATGAGTTCAAGCGGCTTGGCTTCCAACAAAGCACTTCATACACAACGTCGCTTGACGAGTTTGATGATCGCGAGCCGCAGGCGCGGCTGATCCGGGCATTGTGGGCTGATCTATCAGCGCTCGGAGCGTTGCGCGATCCGAGCGAAAAGGCGTTGCGGCGCTTCGTCAAGCGAGTCGCAAAAGTGGATTCGCTGGCCTGGCTCGGACCGCATGAGGCGAACGCGGTTATTGAGGCGCTCAAACAGTGGAGAAAGCGCGCTGCGGTCACAAGCAGGCTTCGACCGGGCGGCGCGGCGGGCGCTGACAGTTAG
- a CDS encoding phage protease: MSAAACICPITPDRRITKPCACHASSSVARSAATEHAPEWIDLIPAGSFSTRDGRGPFKNEHPDAVIAATRELRMTAGLPIDYEHATDVAAPEGRPAPAAGWIKELRIVRGGIQGRVEWTQEGARKVASREYRYVSPVFEHDQGGNVLCLLRAAVTNNPNLYMRAISSARNNQMTSQLTAVEKQVCAQTGVSEAEFAATKATRNGTTRTGLFSAGAPAPLGICNNITHQLTEYAVTHSVGNLRAAHAYMTNFIGHAAARFLTAHDLEFCKQHDMPLAKFAIARHARMSGKPLTVSHGQVERQALADAQFEMNQQTEPSELLKQASEEISQFLKDPDHIESLHHLVNAEAYVSMAMKKVGAVRQQAGGY; this comes from the coding sequence ATGAGCGCGGCCGCTTGCATCTGCCCGATCACCCCGGACCGGCGAATCACCAAACCATGCGCTTGTCACGCCTCGTCGAGCGTGGCGCGGAGCGCCGCGACTGAACACGCGCCGGAATGGATCGATCTGATTCCAGCCGGCAGCTTTTCGACGCGCGACGGGCGCGGTCCGTTTAAGAACGAACATCCCGACGCGGTGATCGCGGCGACGCGCGAGCTCCGCATGACGGCGGGGCTGCCGATTGACTACGAACACGCCACGGATGTCGCCGCGCCGGAAGGGCGGCCCGCGCCGGCGGCCGGTTGGATCAAAGAGCTGCGGATTGTGCGCGGCGGGATTCAGGGCCGGGTCGAATGGACCCAAGAGGGCGCGCGTAAAGTCGCATCACGTGAGTATCGGTATGTCAGTCCGGTTTTCGAACACGACCAGGGTGGGAACGTTCTATGCCTGTTGCGGGCGGCAGTAACCAATAACCCTAACCTCTATATGCGAGCGATCTCGTCGGCGAGGAACAATCAGATGACTAGTCAATTAACGGCAGTGGAGAAGCAGGTTTGCGCGCAGACCGGGGTTAGCGAGGCAGAGTTTGCAGCGACGAAAGCGACCCGCAATGGCACGACGCGAACGGGTTTGTTCAGCGCCGGAGCGCCGGCTCCGCTGGGAATCTGTAACAACATCACTCACCAGCTTACCGAATACGCAGTTACGCATTCGGTCGGGAATCTGCGCGCCGCGCACGCGTATATGACCAACTTTATCGGGCACGCGGCGGCGCGATTCCTGACGGCGCACGATCTCGAGTTTTGCAAGCAGCATGATATGCCGCTCGCCAAGTTCGCGATCGCCAGGCACGCCCGGATGAGCGGCAAGCCGCTGACTGTTTCGCACGGCCAAGTCGAACGGCAGGCGCTGGCCGATGCGCAGTTTGAAATGAATCAGCAGACCGAACCCTCGGAGCTGCTCAAGCAGGCGAGCGAAGAGATCAGCCAATTCTTGAAAGATCCCGACCATATCGAGTCACTCCATCATCTGGTCAATGCGGAAGCCTACGTCAGCATGGCGATGAAGAAAGTGGGCGCGGTCCGGCAGCAGGCCGGCGGGTACTGA
- a CDS encoding phage tail tape measure protein — MAIKLFEIGYLIALKGVAAFHSAMASVTGDFEKVNEAVKSTQAMREFSANLGMMGGAAVAAGGAASAALYSVLKPAMESKAEWSRVQESMNDGAATMKNLNEARETAEKIVSASVISETQLGEAYYVARSNMMSHAEALDAISAANDLVVATTRNAADAQAQMAPTTRTLTTMHQLFGMSARQAADQMAALQTRYAELDISEVTYGLQYAQPVTKQTGMGVSQMEAALAMLSVGGLHGQDAGTAFREMIAKFTTDSKLQQFVRVNKQGGFDLAASLDALKQAMAGLSPLQQAMALKGFGFNLRDVTGVNILLGKIGELRAATTDLDHSQGDAAKLSTTRMSAADEQWAELLNNLDLLRTAIGENLLPIVNRWIPKLISGLQSMHTWVEKNRGTVTTLLKVMAGFAAIMIPLGAIAVLFAGLSFVVSYVPGMTALVGVIRGAGIATKVWTATQWLLNAAMDANPVGLVIIGIAALIGVVYELYKHWDMVKTFVMKMIPEAFHWGVNLLKSFAAGIASAVMYPVHEVEKLAGKMGRFLIGHSPVPEGPLHDLNLSKTIAMTLQPMPVLAAIRRTAAAMAIAGPMMLGGAGSAGAGLAGVTINYSVTINGGSADEWVRSAKRHADELVRIIDEKMSRRERRSYRD, encoded by the coding sequence ATGGCGATAAAGCTTTTCGAAATTGGCTATCTCATCGCCTTGAAAGGCGTGGCCGCCTTTCACAGCGCCATGGCCAGCGTCACCGGTGATTTTGAAAAAGTGAATGAGGCCGTCAAAAGCACGCAAGCCATGCGAGAGTTTTCTGCGAACCTCGGCATGATGGGCGGCGCCGCAGTCGCGGCGGGCGGTGCGGCGAGCGCGGCATTGTACTCTGTACTCAAGCCCGCGATGGAGTCCAAGGCGGAATGGTCGCGCGTCCAGGAATCCATGAACGATGGCGCCGCGACCATGAAGAACCTGAACGAGGCGCGGGAGACGGCCGAGAAGATCGTGTCGGCGAGCGTCATTAGCGAGACGCAACTCGGCGAGGCCTACTACGTCGCGAGAAGCAACATGATGTCGCACGCCGAGGCGCTCGACGCGATCAGCGCGGCGAATGACCTGGTGGTCGCGACGACGCGCAACGCGGCCGACGCGCAAGCGCAGATGGCTCCGACGACGCGCACGCTGACGACGATGCATCAACTGTTCGGAATGTCCGCGCGGCAGGCCGCCGATCAGATGGCGGCGTTGCAAACGCGATATGCGGAGTTGGATATTTCGGAAGTCACGTATGGTCTCCAGTACGCACAGCCGGTGACCAAACAGACCGGCATGGGCGTATCCCAAATGGAAGCGGCGCTCGCGATGTTGTCAGTCGGCGGCCTGCACGGCCAGGACGCGGGCACGGCCTTCCGCGAGATGATCGCGAAGTTCACGACGGATTCGAAGTTACAGCAGTTTGTCCGGGTAAATAAGCAAGGCGGTTTCGATCTGGCGGCCTCGCTCGACGCACTCAAACAAGCGATGGCCGGGCTTTCGCCGCTTCAGCAGGCGATGGCTCTCAAGGGCTTTGGCTTCAATCTTCGGGATGTGACCGGCGTGAACATCCTGCTCGGCAAGATCGGCGAGCTCCGCGCCGCGACCACAGACCTGGATCATTCCCAAGGTGACGCGGCGAAGCTCTCGACGACCAGAATGTCGGCGGCGGATGAGCAGTGGGCGGAGCTGCTGAATAATCTCGATCTGCTCAGGACAGCGATCGGCGAGAATTTGTTGCCCATCGTGAATCGCTGGATCCCGAAGCTGATAAGCGGGCTTCAGTCGATGCACACCTGGGTCGAAAAGAATCGCGGAACCGTGACCACCTTGCTGAAGGTCATGGCGGGCTTCGCCGCGATCATGATACCGCTCGGCGCGATTGCGGTGCTCTTCGCCGGCCTCAGTTTTGTCGTTTCCTATGTTCCGGGAATGACCGCGCTGGTCGGAGTGATCAGAGGCGCCGGAATCGCGACCAAAGTCTGGACGGCGACGCAGTGGCTGCTGAACGCCGCGATGGATGCGAATCCAGTCGGGCTGGTGATCATCGGGATCGCCGCGCTGATCGGGGTCGTCTATGAGCTTTACAAACACTGGGATATGGTCAAGACGTTCGTGATGAAGATGATTCCTGAGGCGTTTCACTGGGGCGTCAACCTATTGAAAAGCTTCGCGGCGGGCATCGCGAGCGCCGTCATGTATCCCGTGCATGAGGTCGAAAAGCTCGCGGGTAAAATGGGCCGTTTTCTGATCGGGCACAGTCCCGTCCCTGAAGGGCCATTGCATGACCTTAATTTGAGCAAAACGATCGCGATGACCCTTCAGCCGATGCCGGTGCTCGCCGCGATACGGCGGACGGCGGCCGCGATGGCGATCGCGGGGCCGATGATGCTCGGCGGCGCGGGGAGCGCCGGCGCCGGCCTGGCGGGCGTCACGATCAATTACTCGGTCACGATCAACGGCGGCTCGGCGGACGAGTGGGTGAGGTCGGCCAAGCGGCACGCGGACGAGCTCGTCCGTATCATTGATGAGAAGATGTCGCGGCGAGAGCGGAGGAGCTACCGAGATTGA